Genomic window (Neurospora crassa OR74A linkage group VI, whole genome shotgun sequence):
TGAATCGGATGTCTACATCGACGTCCACAAGGCCATTCGCCGGTTGACTCCTGCACCCAAGGCCAGAATCACACGTCGTGTCTCTGAGGATGTGCTTGGTAAAACCATGAGCAGGAGTCATGATGATGCCGCCGGTTCGAGCAAGACAAACGGTGTTGATATTCCACCGTCAAAGATTGTTGAGCCGCTTACCGGTGCGGGCAGCACTGTCTCAGAAGCGGCCCATCTCATCAACGAGCGGGATCCCAAGCAGACTACTTTCATGATGCGGAGAAGCTCTACTGGGGTCGATGGCCAGACGGTGAACACCACGGTCCCGATTCGCACCAATCTCGAAGAACTGAGGCAGCACTTGAAACACCTAGGACCCTCCAACCCGGCTATTAACCCCAAGAGCACTCGCTCAACTACAGTAAAGATCAAACCTGGGATTGCGGGACACCTCTCCCAAGCACGTGCTGCATCAATTGCCGACTCGAGCGCTGTTGCCGAGACTTCCTACGAAGATGATGAAACCACTAGCCTCCTAAGACCTCAACAATCGACCGCAAAGGACGGTATCCAAGCTCTGACGCAGAGCTACGGTGGTGTTAGCCCCGCTACCGCACAGCTCATCTCTCCAGCAGAGAGTGCTGTCACGGCAGTACCTATTGATATGGACAACTCGGGCGGTAATCAAGATACAGTCGACAAGTCAACACAGACGCCCACGAGGCAGCAAGTGAATGCGGCCACGGATACGGCCAGCGGGCTGTCTGACCATGGATCGAACCGCAGTAGCGATAGTGTCGCCAGCATTCGCGACAGCGGCCCCTTGCCCCATAGACGTGGAATTGTTCGCAGTGGAAGTATAACGGAGAACATCATTGAGACACGAGGTGTCAGGAAGGTGGTTTTGGAAACCAACAGCTCtaacgacgaggaggaataCGCCATTACTGCAACCTCGCCTGACGACGGCCGTGGCGCCAAGGTGACTGTGTCGATAGCCACGCCATCCGCCAGGTCGGAGACAGGTGACGAGACTCAGGGTCTTTTGCCGCTTACGACGGGCGATGAAGGGCACCAGTCCGGAGATAAGGAGAGTGAATCCGCCAAAACTAATGGTGGCGGACAGAGCAGTAgtcaagggaagaagaataagagcaaaaagaagaagcgcaagggTGGCAAATCTTAGGTGGATGGGCTACTTGAGCTGATTCCTTCGGAGAATATGGAATAGTGTGAGGTACCTATAGAAACAAACGAAGAGGGTTTTTCTCAGGATTATGTCTGGGGATAACGAGGACAATGGGTAtaagaaaagggaaggatCAGCGAAATGGGCCAGGAAACGAATGAGAAGAGCGATGCCGGTCAGATGAAGCATTATGTTGTATTTTTGAGGTACAGACAATAACTGAGGATCAGGTTTCTCTTACTCCTTGTCTTTCGTTGGTGTCAGTGGCATGGAGTTTTAGCATCAAGCATGAATATTTCGGGCTGTTGCCTCTCACGGTGTTTCGTTTTAGGATCACAGGTTATCAGTATCACGACTAGGTACACACAGTATCATCACTTTGGCTTCTCAATGATACATTTCTGGATGGAAAAACCGGCGGAGTAAAGGGGCATATTAGGTTCATACGGACACCCGTGGACGCCTGACAGCTCATCATCAACTGGTCATTCCTCCTATCCTGATTATTGTTTACTTTGGCACCGCCGCACTGCAGCATCACGGCATcggtgccgccgccggaCAGCTCCCTCCCGTCGGTCCCGTTGTAGCACAAGCTAGTACATAACTGAACGATGTGGAGAAAAGCTCCGCTGACGTCAACACCGTATTTCCAATCAAGTGGGGTCAATCCTTACCCGCTGTCAGGGAGTTGTCTAGAGCCCCTCACCGTCCCCAACGCTCACGGCAATAAGCGCTCCGATGATGGTGTTTTCAGTACAGTAGCACCACTAGAATAGCTTCATGCCTCCTTCCGTACAAGTAAATCGACACCACTGCATCCCCCCCCGCACGGCACTTTTCTACAGCAgattctcttctcttccacgTCACTTGCTCTTTGGAAGCTGAGAAATTTGTGAGAGAAAAAAACTCATGAACTCAACAACGCGTGCGGCACAGAGATTGAAGCTTTTTTCTAGTGCTTTGTTTAATCACAAGAAGACGACATTGTTTAGACCTGGTGAGTTCAAGATGAATGAATCTTCACATAAGGAGACTGGCTTGGAAGCTGACTTGGATGCGTAttatcaacaacaacagcttTCACAAGATCGTTTGCAAACATGGCGGCTACTACCGATGTCCAGAACTACAAGTTCAACCACTCCATGTAAGTTTGGTAATTCTGAGCAATATCATCGAGGAGAAAACAAGGAGCGATATGCTGATACCGAAACAACAGGATCCGGGTCAAGGACCCTAAGGAGTCGGGTACGTttgacaacaacagcctGTGTCTACCCTCCAGCGAGACACATCACTAACAATCCAACCAGTCAA
Coding sequences:
- a CDS encoding DUF21 and CBS domain-containing protein; the encoded protein is MSIAPRTAQHFRGASSRSNGLLAARSLTVGLSRALFMGISTVTAAPIHLGILEHGASEEPEEGGASLWVLYLVSAVLVLVGGAFAGLTIALMGQDGIYLQVLARDRTEPQQKNAKRVYDLLQRGKHWVLVTLLLSNVIVNETLPVVLDRCLGGGVAAVIGSTVLIVIFGEVIPQSLCVRYGLPIGGYMAKPVLLLMYLTAPVSYPIAKLLDKLLGEDHGTVYKKSGLKTLVTLHKNLGDVSERLNQDEVTIISAVLDLKEKPVASVMTPMEDVFVMAEDTVLDEKTMDMILSAGYSRIPIHETGNPTNFVGMLLVKILITYDPEDCKRVKDFPLATLPETRPETSCLDIVNFFQEGKSHMVLVSECPGEDHGAIGVVTLEDVIEELIGEEIIDESDVYIDVHKAIRRLTPAPKARITRRVSEDVLGKTMSRSHDDAAGSSKTNGVDIPPSKIVEPLTGAGSTVSEAAHLINERDPKQTTFMMRRSSTGVDGQTVNTTVPIRTNLEELRQHLKHLGPSNPAINPKSTRSTTVKIKPGIAGHLSQARAASIADSSAVAETSYEDDETTSLLRPQQSTAKDGIQALTQSYGGVSPATAQLISPAESAVTAVPIDMDNSGGNQDTVDKSTQTPTRQQVNAATDTASGLSDHGSNRSSDSVASIRDSGPLPHRRGIVRSGSITENIIETRGVRKVVLETNSSNDEEEYAITATSPDDGRGAKVTVSIATPSARSETGDETQGLLPLTTGDEGHQSGDKESESAKTNGGGQSSSQGKKNKSKKKKRKGGKS